One Beggiatoa leptomitoformis DNA segment encodes these proteins:
- the trpB gene encoding tryptophan synthase subunit beta — protein MSAATVSALENLESTLLPDAQGHFGKYGGRFVAETLMQPLEELRIAYEKYMQDPEFLAELNSDLQHYVGRPSPLYHAKRWSERLGGAQIYLKREDLNHTGAHKINSALGQAILAKRMGKTRIIAETGAGQHGVATATVAARFGMECVVYMGEEDIKRQTVNVYRMRLLGAEVRAVSSGSKTLKDALNEAMRDWVTNVDNTFYIIGTVAGPHPYPMMVRDFQTIIGREARQQIKIQAGRLPDAICACVGGGSNAMGLFYPFIHDKNVKIYGVEAGGDGIETGRHSASLTAGKPGVLHGNRTYLMSDENGLVIETHSVSAGLDYPGVGPEHAWLKDTGRAQYVTITDSEAIAAFHDLTRTEGIIPALESSHALAFCNKLAPTLNKDQIIVVNLSGRGDKDINTIATLEGIKI, from the coding sequence ATGTCAGCGGCTACCGTTAGCGCGTTAGAAAATTTAGAATCAACCTTATTACCTGATGCACAAGGACATTTTGGAAAATATGGTGGACGATTTGTTGCAGAAACACTCATGCAACCCTTAGAAGAATTACGGATTGCATACGAAAAATATATGCAAGACCCTGAATTTCTAGCTGAATTAAATAGTGATTTACAACATTATGTGGGCAGACCCTCGCCGTTATACCACGCCAAACGCTGGTCAGAACGTTTAGGCGGCGCGCAGATTTATTTAAAACGCGAGGACTTAAACCACACAGGCGCGCACAAAATTAACAGTGCGTTAGGACAAGCCATTCTTGCCAAACGCATGGGTAAAACCCGCATTATCGCTGAAACAGGCGCAGGACAACACGGTGTTGCTACTGCCACAGTTGCCGCCCGTTTTGGAATGGAATGCGTGGTTTATATGGGCGAGGAAGATATTAAACGTCAAACGGTAAATGTGTATCGGATGCGTTTACTCGGTGCAGAAGTGCGTGCCGTTTCTTCAGGCTCAAAAACCCTAAAAGATGCATTAAATGAAGCCATGCGCGACTGGGTGACTAATGTAGATAATACTTTCTACATTATTGGTACAGTTGCAGGGCCACATCCTTACCCAATGATGGTGCGCGATTTTCAAACGATTATCGGACGTGAAGCCCGCCAACAGATTAAAATTCAAGCAGGACGGCTACCTGATGCAATTTGTGCGTGTGTTGGTGGTGGTTCAAATGCGATGGGTTTGTTTTACCCCTTTATTCACGATAAAAACGTGAAAATTTATGGTGTAGAAGCGGGGGGTGATGGTATCGAAACAGGACGGCATTCAGCTTCTTTAACAGCGGGTAAACCGGGCGTTTTACACGGTAATCGCACTTACTTAATGAGTGATGAAAACGGCTTAGTCATAGAAACGCATTCAGTTTCTGCGGGTTTAGATTATCCCGGTGTAGGACCTGAACACGCGTGGCTAAAAGACACAGGGCGTGCGCAATATGTCACGATTACCGACAGCGAAGCGATTGCCGCTTTTCACGATTTAACCCGTACTGAGGGGATTATTCCCGCTTTAGAATCCAGTCATGCTTTGGCATTTTGTAACAAACTCGCGCCCACCTTGAATAAAGACCAGATTATTGTGGTCAATCTTTCAGGACGTGGTGACAAAGACATTAACACCATCGCCACGTTGGAAGGGATTAAAATCTAG
- a CDS encoding acyl-CoA dehydrogenase: MTYIAPIRDMQFVINELADLSTINTYPIYEDATAELVTSILDEANKLASEVLAPLNYSGDIQGNTLKAGVITTATGFKEAYTQFVESGWNGLHSNPDFGGQGLPALVSTAVSEMWHAANMSFGLCPMLTQGAIEAIAHHGSDALKAVYLAKLIEGTWTGTMNLTEPQAGSDLSAVRAKAVPNGDHYLISGQKIFITWGEHDMADNIIHLTLARTPDAPEGVKGISLFVVPKFLVKADGSLGERNDVYCTSIEHKLGIHASPTAVMVFGDKAGAVGYLVGEENRGLEYMFTMMNHARLSVGLEGVAIAERAYQQALRYAKERTQGREMGVKGGERVAIIKHPDVRRMLMSMKSQIEAMRAVAYVTAAYMDKALAESDTTKQQAAMALVDLLTPIVKGWCTEASIEITSTGVQVHGGMGFIEETGAAQHFRDARITTIYEGTTGIQASDLVGRKIARENGATAKVLLAEMSGVATELANAVGDDCAAIHRAFTDSIHALTEATEWILANYAQNPKQPSAVAVPYLRLFGIVTGGWQMAKAALIAQAQLQKGQDPHFYEAKLITARFYAEHVLMQASGLAYSVMNGAVSTLALQEEQF; this comes from the coding sequence ATGACCTATATCGCCCCTATTCGTGATATGCAATTTGTTATCAATGAATTAGCTGATTTATCAACGATTAATACCTATCCCATTTATGAAGATGCGACGGCTGAATTAGTCACCTCTATTCTTGACGAAGCCAATAAACTTGCCTCTGAAGTGCTTGCCCCTTTAAATTATAGTGGTGATATTCAAGGTAACACTTTAAAAGCTGGGGTTATCACGACGGCAACGGGCTTTAAAGAAGCCTATACGCAATTTGTGGAAAGCGGTTGGAATGGTTTACACAGTAATCCCGATTTTGGCGGGCAAGGTTTACCCGCTTTAGTCAGTACCGCCGTTAGCGAAATGTGGCATGCCGCTAATATGTCCTTCGGTTTATGCCCAATGTTGACTCAAGGCGCGATTGAAGCCATTGCGCATCATGGTAGTGACGCATTAAAAGCGGTTTATTTAGCCAAATTAATTGAAGGCACATGGACAGGCACAATGAATTTAACAGAACCACAAGCGGGGTCTGATTTAAGTGCTGTGCGAGCGAAAGCCGTGCCTAATGGCGACCATTATCTCATCAGTGGGCAAAAAATCTTTATTACTTGGGGTGAGCATGATATGGCAGACAATATCATTCACTTAACCCTTGCACGTACCCCTGATGCACCTGAAGGCGTAAAAGGTATCTCTTTATTTGTTGTGCCAAAATTCTTGGTGAAAGCAGATGGCAGTTTAGGCGAGCGCAATGATGTCTATTGCACCTCGATTGAACACAAACTTGGTATTCACGCAAGCCCTACTGCCGTTATGGTTTTTGGCGACAAAGCGGGAGCAGTCGGCTATTTAGTTGGTGAAGAAAATCGTGGTTTAGAATATATGTTTACCATGATGAACCATGCGCGTTTATCCGTTGGATTAGAAGGGGTTGCGATTGCAGAGCGCGCTTATCAACAAGCCCTACGTTATGCTAAAGAACGTACTCAAGGGCGTGAAATGGGCGTAAAAGGCGGGGAACGGGTAGCGATTATCAAACATCCTGATGTGCGCCGTATGTTGATGTCGATGAAATCGCAAATTGAAGCCATGCGTGCTGTCGCTTATGTAACCGCCGCATATATGGATAAAGCCCTTGCTGAATCAGACACGACCAAACAGCAGGCCGCAATGGCACTGGTTGATTTATTAACCCCAATCGTTAAAGGCTGGTGTACAGAAGCCTCCATTGAAATTACTTCTACAGGAGTGCAAGTTCATGGTGGAATGGGTTTTATTGAAGAAACAGGTGCGGCGCAACATTTCCGTGATGCACGGATTACCACCATTTATGAAGGGACAACAGGCATCCAAGCCAGCGATTTAGTTGGACGAAAAATTGCCCGTGAAAATGGTGCGACCGCAAAAGTATTGCTTGCTGAAATGAGCGGTGTTGCAACAGAACTCGCTAACGCCGTAGGCGATGATTGTGCTGCCATTCATCGTGCATTTACCGATAGTATTCATGCTTTAACCGAAGCAACCGAATGGATATTAGCCAATTACGCGCAAAATCCTAAACAACCTTCAGCCGTTGCTGTTCCTTATCTACGTTTATTTGGAATTGTTACAGGGGGTTGGCAGATGGCAAAAGCCGCATTAATCGCGCAAGCCCAATTACAAAAAGGACAAGACCCCCATTTTTATGAAGCTAAATTAATCACGGCTCGGTTTTATGCAGAACATGTGTTAATGCAAGCCAGTGGATTGGCTTATAGTGTAATGAATGGCGCGGTAAGTACCTTAGCCTTACAAGAAGAACAGTTTTAA
- a CDS encoding acyl-CoA dehydrogenase family protein: MQLTQEQRMIREMAREFAQEQLAPYAAQWDKEHHFPKQAINEMGKLGFFGIIIPEEWGGVGADYVSFALAIEEIAAGDGACSTIISVVNSLACMPLLKYGTDAQKNRFLKPMARGELLGAFCLTEPQAGSDAADLRTRAVREGDEYVLNGVKQFITSGKQADLAIVFAVTDPSAGKKGISAFIVPTDTQGYIVARLEEKLGQHASDTAQIILDNVRLSTEYLLGKEGEGYKIALGNLEGGRIGIASQSVGMARAAYQAALQYAKDRQTFGKAIIQHQAVAFRLADMATQIEAARLLIWQAASLRDQNLPCLKEACMAKLFASEMAEKVCSQAIQIHGGYGYLSDFPVERIYRDVRVAQIYEGTSDIQRMVISRLLADE, translated from the coding sequence ATGCAATTAACACAAGAACAACGCATGATTCGCGAAATGGCACGGGAATTTGCACAAGAACAACTCGCCCCGTATGCGGCACAATGGGATAAAGAACATCACTTTCCTAAACAAGCTATTAATGAAATGGGAAAATTGGGGTTTTTTGGCATTATTATCCCTGAAGAATGGGGTGGTGTGGGAGCGGATTATGTCTCTTTTGCACTCGCGATTGAAGAAATTGCTGCGGGTGATGGTGCATGTTCAACCATTATTAGCGTGGTTAATTCGCTCGCGTGTATGCCACTGTTAAAGTATGGAACTGATGCACAAAAAAATCGTTTTTTAAAACCGATGGCACGTGGAGAATTATTAGGTGCGTTTTGCCTAACAGAACCACAAGCAGGGTCGGACGCGGCGGATTTACGAACACGCGCTGTGCGTGAGGGGGATGAATATGTATTAAATGGGGTAAAGCAATTTATAACCTCTGGAAAACAAGCCGATTTAGCCATTGTATTTGCAGTGACTGACCCAAGTGCGGGAAAAAAAGGAATTAGCGCGTTTATTGTACCAACTGATACACAAGGCTATATCGTCGCCCGTTTGGAAGAAAAATTAGGTCAACATGCGTCGGATACCGCACAGATTATTTTGGATAATGTGCGCTTATCAACCGAGTATTTATTAGGTAAAGAGGGTGAAGGTTATAAAATTGCATTGGGAAATTTAGAAGGCGGACGTATCGGTATTGCATCGCAATCGGTTGGGATGGCACGGGCAGCGTATCAAGCTGCTTTACAATATGCAAAAGACCGACAAACTTTTGGTAAGGCAATTATCCAACATCAAGCAGTTGCCTTTCGTCTAGCCGATATGGCAACCCAAATTGAGGCGGCACGATTGTTAATTTGGCAAGCGGCCAGTTTACGTGACCAAAATTTACCCTGTTTAAAAGAAGCCTGTATGGCAAAATTATTCGCATCGGAAATGGCGGAAAAAGTATGTTCACAAGCCATTCAAATTCATGGCGGTTATGGATATTTAAGTGATTTTCCTGTGGAACGCATTTATCGAGATGTGCGTGTTGCTCAAATTTATGAAGGAACAAGTGATATTCAGCGAATGGTCATCAGCCGCTTATTAGCAGATGAATAG
- a CDS encoding DUF945 family protein yields MKKLLHLSIITVLAGSVTLSLPVYADKKKTEEPAKEVAKETKSESDLQGFSVTHTVGGKAQPTAKVDSDPLALLGALKQDLIAQLAKGKPLEMTTEIKPIFSSELAKTLKGLPPITVKTNVGADGQGVSDVSVPAYKYEGTKKGEKGVIDWQGLTGQVKFPEDFSTMSQAFELAGATIDIEDTFKATLAKTTFSADLDADLYPTKLNFNLPSLEGGDKDVQFVFNKILVDFTGGKGTSGLELGKGSFSIADVNVDNKAEESQFKLNNLSVKFDTQEEKEVANYTLNFSLDKFFASQEEIDLSFLSNIELRKLDIAALLEIQKTASEMRKQQMAGKMDESMMGMAMMGSLMQALPKLMAKSPEIAMTKLNLKTEEGQLDGGFSISLDGSKPLKMDDSAAMLNALSGQADFVIDKGLIEQLMWMQMGSGEEMTEEQEKQMQTMIDQQIEDVVKQGLLVPTGEQFKLNATLKAGKLMVNGKEMPLPM; encoded by the coding sequence ATGAAGAAATTACTTCACCTCAGTATAATTACTGTTTTAGCGGGTTCTGTAACACTTTCCCTCCCCGTCTATGCAGACAAGAAAAAAACTGAAGAACCTGCAAAAGAAGTTGCAAAAGAAACGAAGTCTGAATCTGATTTACAAGGATTTTCTGTTACACATACTGTTGGTGGTAAAGCACAACCGACTGCTAAAGTAGATTCTGACCCATTGGCACTTTTGGGGGCATTAAAGCAGGATTTAATTGCCCAATTAGCCAAGGGCAAACCGCTGGAAATGACAACGGAAATTAAACCTATTTTCAGTAGCGAATTGGCGAAAACGTTAAAGGGTTTACCTCCTATTACCGTTAAAACCAATGTTGGTGCAGATGGTCAAGGTGTCAGCGATGTTTCCGTGCCTGCTTATAAGTATGAAGGCACTAAAAAAGGCGAGAAAGGCGTTATTGATTGGCAAGGTTTAACAGGACAAGTAAAATTCCCTGAAGACTTTAGCACCATGTCACAAGCGTTTGAACTTGCTGGCGCAACCATCGATATCGAAGATACGTTTAAAGCCACCCTTGCAAAAACTACATTTTCGGCTGATTTAGATGCGGATTTATATCCCACTAAGTTAAACTTCAATCTTCCTTCGTTGGAAGGTGGCGATAAAGATGTGCAGTTCGTCTTTAATAAAATTCTGGTTGATTTTACAGGCGGAAAAGGCACAAGTGGTTTAGAACTGGGTAAAGGCAGTTTTAGCATTGCCGATGTGAATGTTGATAATAAGGCTGAAGAATCCCAGTTTAAGCTCAACAACCTATCCGTCAAATTTGACACCCAAGAAGAAAAAGAAGTTGCTAATTACACGCTGAATTTCTCCTTAGACAAATTCTTTGCCAGCCAAGAAGAAATAGACCTGAGCTTTCTATCTAATATCGAACTTCGTAAGTTAGATATCGCTGCATTGCTAGAAATCCAAAAAACCGCCTCCGAGATGCGCAAGCAACAAATGGCAGGCAAAATGGATGAATCCATGATGGGCATGGCAATGATGGGTTCATTGATGCAAGCCTTACCCAAGTTAATGGCGAAATCTCCTGAAATTGCCATGACTAAGCTAAACCTAAAAACTGAAGAAGGTCAATTAGATGGTGGTTTCTCCATCAGTTTAGACGGTAGCAAACCCCTGAAGATGGATGACAGTGCCGCTATGTTAAACGCGCTGTCTGGTCAAGCTGATTTTGTGATTGATAAAGGTCTCATCGAACAACTCATGTGGATGCAAATGGGCTCGGGCGAAGAAATGACCGAAGAGCAAGAAAAACAAATGCAAACCATGATTGACCAACAAATTGAAGATGTTGTGAAACAAGGTTTATTAGTCCCTACGGGTGAACAGTTTAAACTGAATGCAACCTTAAAAGCAGGCAAGTTAATGGTCAACGGTAAAGAAATGCCTTTACCCATGTAA
- a CDS encoding thioesterase family protein, protein MNLYFRLLLVLLKTWRGESLTPLDESILHLRVLPTDIDLHGNLQTNRYLSMMELGYTDLITRMGLRVLTRRQRWLFNIVAINLHYFYPLKVLQKYELSTRLLCWDNQCLYLEHRFQQDKKIVAIGQVKAIVRGRSGSIAPGYLLELLGYDPTSPNFPTAIQQWFKTI, encoded by the coding sequence ATGAATCTGTATTTTCGCCTTTTGCTGGTTTTATTAAAGACTTGGCGGGGAGAATCACTTACCCCGTTAGATGAGTCTATCCTACACCTGCGTGTGTTACCGACAGATATAGACCTACACGGTAATCTGCAAACTAATCGCTATTTAAGCATGATGGAATTGGGTTATACCGACTTAATTACTCGCATGGGCTTACGGGTTTTGACACGTCGTCAACGATGGCTTTTTAACATAGTAGCAATTAATTTACATTATTTTTACCCCCTCAAAGTGCTACAAAAATACGAACTATCCACCCGTTTATTGTGCTGGGACAATCAATGTCTTTACTTAGAACACCGTTTTCAACAAGATAAAAAAATCGTTGCAATTGGACAAGTTAAAGCCATTGTACGCGGTCGCAGCGGCAGTATTGCACCGGGTTATCTTTTAGAATTACTAGGCTATGACCCAACCAGTCCCAATTTTCCAACGGCGATACAACAATGGTTTAAAACAATATAA
- a CDS encoding DUF2325 domain-containing protein: protein MVILVGADRLGNIENVLKERGLSEYRHITGRCPKAQKCSNTYWTKADLMILFTDFVGHNVMRNFRQQAKDQQIPFIACKRSVCDLARCLDKCGYIPQHGCSATHCPCTKQ from the coding sequence ATGGTTATTTTAGTCGGCGCAGACCGCTTAGGAAATATTGAAAATGTCTTAAAAGAAAGAGGCTTATCAGAATATCGCCACATTACAGGACGATGTCCTAAAGCACAAAAATGCTCCAATACTTATTGGACAAAGGCGGATTTGATGATTCTTTTCACTGACTTTGTAGGACACAATGTCATGCGTAATTTTCGTCAACAAGCAAAAGACCAACAAATTCCTTTTATTGCCTGCAAACGTAGCGTTTGCGATTTAGCCCGCTGCTTAGATAAATGTGGTTATATTCCACAACATGGATGTAGTGCTACACACTGTCCTTGTACAAAACAATGA
- a CDS encoding tetratricopeptide repeat protein: MMNLEKTDFSKTYWQAEQGNAEAQYQLGLMYSEGEATQQNFDRALFWLSKAARQGHPKAHYSLVLLRQIQRTQKRALQ, translated from the coding sequence ATGATGAACCTAGAGAAAACTGATTTTTCAAAAACTTATTGGCAAGCTGAACAAGGAAATGCAGAAGCACAATACCAATTAGGGCTAATGTATTCAGAAGGGGAAGCAACCCAACAAAACTTTGATAGGGCATTATTCTGGTTAAGTAAAGCAGCCCGTCAAGGACACCCTAAAGCCCATTATAGCTTAGTATTACTCCGCCAAATTCAGCGCACACAAAAACGTGCATTACAATGA
- a CDS encoding sigma-54-dependent transcriptional regulator — MADLPSLLLVDDDQAITESFAFVLRDSFMVSAVSTREEAKRFLYTAPVLPNLALIDLGLPPTPHGPEEGFSLVSDLLAFNPSMKILILSGQDTQDNVRHALTLGAVDFIPKPCDIELLKTRLKHQVMIFDAEQYVATPVEKRECHLIGQSSAMNMLRSQIQQFANSPFSVLIQGESGSGKELVAQCLHTQSCRAVLPCLTLNCAAFTSELLEAQLFGHAKGAFTGAGTARAGFFEEAGDGSLILDEIGEMPLSLQSKLLRVLENGEYYRIGETKVRQSNARIIAASNRDLREEVQAGHFRADLYHRLSVLTIRVPPLRERGDDRLTLLEHFQQFYKEMGTLFQLDNNAKQAWMAYSFPGNIRELRNIVIRIGAKYPNQAISRSLLEMELETDINRQELADIDSEEAILRQINQGNFSLDDVLLDWERRYINAALTTSQGNLSKAARVLGINRTTLYSKMQRMGKTTPSA; from the coding sequence ATGGCTGATTTACCCAGCTTGTTATTAGTAGATGATGATCAAGCAATTACTGAGTCTTTTGCGTTTGTATTACGTGATAGTTTTATGGTAAGTGCTGTTTCTACGCGTGAGGAAGCAAAACGCTTTCTTTATACTGCGCCTGTTTTACCCAATCTTGCGTTGATAGATTTAGGCTTACCGCCAACACCGCATGGACCAGAAGAGGGGTTTTCGTTGGTTTCGGATTTGTTGGCGTTTAATCCTAGTATGAAAATTCTTATTTTATCAGGTCAGGATACGCAGGATAATGTCCGTCATGCTTTAACGTTGGGTGCGGTGGATTTTATTCCTAAACCTTGTGACATTGAGTTGTTGAAAACCCGTTTAAAGCATCAAGTGATGATTTTTGATGCAGAGCAATATGTTGCAACGCCCGTGGAAAAGCGTGAATGTCATTTGATTGGACAAAGCAGTGCAATGAATATGCTTCGTTCACAAATTCAGCAATTTGCTAATTCGCCTTTTTCTGTTTTAATTCAAGGGGAATCAGGTTCTGGTAAGGAGTTGGTTGCCCAATGTTTGCACACACAAAGTTGTCGGGCGGTTTTGCCTTGTCTTACGCTCAATTGTGCAGCGTTTACCTCGGAACTTTTAGAAGCTCAATTGTTTGGACATGCTAAAGGTGCATTTACGGGTGCAGGCACTGCTCGGGCGGGATTTTTTGAAGAGGCTGGCGATGGTAGTTTGATTTTAGATGAAATTGGTGAAATGCCTTTATCGTTACAGTCTAAGTTGTTACGTGTTTTAGAGAATGGTGAGTATTATCGTATTGGTGAAACTAAAGTCCGTCAGTCTAACGCTCGCATTATTGCTGCGAGTAATCGGGACTTACGCGAGGAAGTGCAAGCAGGACATTTTCGCGCCGACTTGTATCATCGTTTAAGTGTCTTAACCATTCGCGTTCCGCCTTTGCGTGAGCGTGGCGATGACCGTTTAACATTATTAGAGCATTTTCAGCAGTTTTATAAGGAAATGGGAACACTTTTCCAGTTGGACAATAACGCGAAACAGGCATGGATGGCGTATAGTTTTCCCGGTAATATTCGTGAGTTACGCAATATTGTGATACGGATTGGGGCAAAATATCCTAATCAAGCGATTAGTCGTTCTTTGTTAGAGATGGAGTTGGAAACGGATATTAATCGTCAAGAATTGGCGGATATTGATTCTGAAGAGGCGATTTTACGCCAAATTAATCAGGGAAATTTTTCACTGGATGATGTGTTGTTAGATTGGGAACGGCGATATATTAATGCGGCATTGACAACTAGTCAGGGTAATTTAAGCAAAGCTGCGCGAGTGTTGGGGATTAATCGCACGACGTTGTATAGCAAAATGCAACGCATGGGAAAAACGACCCCTAGTGCATAG
- a CDS encoding DUF423 domain-containing protein, with translation MGKSFVILGSLNAFLAVSLGAFGAHGLKPVMSAEMFAVYQTGVNYHLFHALGLLIISVLVQLWTSSRWVVMAGWFLLAGIILFSGSLYVLSLTGVHYFGVVTPIGGSAFLVGWLLLLWAGIKA, from the coding sequence ATGGGTAAATCTTTTGTTATTCTGGGCAGTTTAAACGCTTTTTTGGCGGTTAGTTTGGGCGCATTTGGCGCACATGGTTTAAAGCCTGTGATGAGTGCGGAGATGTTTGCGGTGTATCAAACGGGTGTTAATTATCATCTATTTCATGCACTGGGGTTGTTAATTATTAGTGTATTAGTGCAGTTATGGACTTCATCTCGTTGGGTTGTCATGGCAGGTTGGTTTTTGTTGGCGGGTATTATACTGTTTTCAGGTAGTTTGTATGTACTCAGTCTAACAGGTGTGCATTATTTTGGCGTTGTGACTCCAATTGGGGGGAGTGCATTTTTAGTGGGTTGGTTATTGCTTTTGTGGGCGGGAATTAAGGCATAA
- the ispB gene encoding octaprenyl diphosphate synthase has translation MDITAIQTLIKNDMQAVNTLIQKRLSSEVILINQLGNYIINSGGKRLRPVLLILSANAFGYQGTDHIKLAAVIEFIHTATLLHDDVVDASELRRGKQTANAVWGNEASVLVGDFLYTRAFQMMVEVKNMRIMEILSNATNIIAEGEVMQLLNCHEPDVTETDYLTVIRSKTAKLFEAAVQLGAIISQQPPTNEDAIARYGMHLGTAFQIIDDVLDYSSTAEEMGKNVGDDLAEGKPTLPLIYAMKHGTPEEKAMLQETIRHGGRDNIKQVLTAIESTNAIEYTKQSAIQEMQKALEALNGLPSTPYLDALHSLAHFSVNRSY, from the coding sequence ATGGATATTACTGCTATCCAAACGCTTATCAAAAACGACATGCAAGCTGTCAACACCCTGATTCAAAAACGACTTAGTTCAGAGGTTATACTCATCAACCAATTAGGCAACTACATCATCAATAGTGGTGGAAAACGCCTACGCCCCGTTCTTCTCATTCTCAGTGCAAATGCGTTTGGTTACCAAGGTACAGACCATATCAAACTCGCTGCAGTTATAGAATTCATTCACACCGCAACGTTATTACACGACGATGTAGTCGATGCCTCAGAACTCCGACGTGGCAAACAAACAGCAAATGCCGTCTGGGGTAACGAAGCCAGTGTTTTAGTTGGCGATTTTCTCTACACTCGCGCCTTTCAAATGATGGTAGAAGTCAAAAACATGCGCATCATGGAAATTCTCTCTAATGCGACAAATATCATTGCCGAAGGCGAAGTGATGCAACTCCTCAACTGTCACGAACCCGATGTAACAGAAACCGATTACCTAACCGTCATCCGCTCTAAAACCGCAAAACTCTTTGAAGCTGCTGTACAACTAGGCGCAATAATCAGCCAACAACCGCCAACAAACGAAGACGCAATAGCACGCTATGGAATGCACTTAGGAACAGCCTTTCAAATCATCGATGACGTACTCGACTACAGCTCAACCGCTGAAGAAATGGGCAAAAACGTTGGCGACGACCTCGCCGAAGGCAAACCCACCCTACCACTCATTTATGCAATGAAACATGGTACTCCCGAAGAAAAAGCCATGCTCCAAGAAACCATCCGCCACGGCGGACGCGACAACATCAAACAAGTCCTAACAGCTATTGAATCAACAAACGCGATAGAATATACTAAACAGTCTGCAATACAAGAAATGCAAAAAGCCCTAGAAGCCTTAAATGGTTTGCCGTCAACCCCCTACCTAGACGCGCTTCATTCTCTCGCACATTTCTCAGTCAATCGCAGTTACTAA
- a CDS encoding tyrosine-type recombinase/integrase, producing the protein MTEILFTKALEDYLNETKSRVSHPIDLSRSKHLMNHFQGLTVQDIKRTHVRQYVKQRKQANMKPHTINGELRLISGVINQLNYDNDWNLPNPTLGCREKKPRGRKRWATEAEAKHLIQAASESKNRLLLPFIQLALSTGMRKGEILNLRWAQIDWEAKTIYLNQTKNGDPAAIPLNRYALHILNQLKQYRVRSSTWLFSHPNGERLQNIKTSFGTACRKAKIEGLTIHDLRRTVGSWLINGGERLEIVQDVLRHRDIGTTREYYAHLEKSKAREALEKLDNTKIYILEDTNIRKNE; encoded by the coding sequence ATGACCGAAATACTTTTCACTAAAGCCCTAGAAGACTACCTAAACGAAACAAAAAGCAGAGTATCGCACCCGATAGACCTATCGCGGAGCAAACACCTGATGAACCACTTTCAAGGGCTAACCGTACAAGACATAAAACGTACCCACGTACGCCAATACGTCAAACAACGCAAACAAGCCAACATGAAACCCCACACCATAAACGGAGAACTGCGCCTAATTAGTGGTGTTATAAACCAACTCAACTACGACAACGACTGGAACTTACCCAACCCCACCCTAGGGTGCAGAGAAAAAAAACCGAGGGGGCGGAAAAGATGGGCAACCGAAGCCGAGGCAAAACACCTAATCCAAGCCGCAAGCGAATCAAAAAACCGCCTACTACTCCCCTTCATACAACTAGCCCTATCGACAGGCATGAGAAAGGGAGAAATTCTCAATCTTCGCTGGGCGCAAATAGACTGGGAAGCAAAAACCATATACCTAAACCAGACAAAAAATGGAGACCCTGCGGCAATACCCCTAAACCGATACGCCCTACACATCCTAAACCAACTAAAACAATACCGAGTGCGTAGCAGTACATGGCTATTCAGTCACCCCAACGGCGAAAGACTCCAAAACATCAAAACCAGCTTTGGCACGGCTTGCCGAAAAGCCAAGATAGAAGGGTTGACGATACACGACTTAAGAAGAACGGTAGGGAGTTGGTTAATCAATGGAGGAGAAAGACTAGAAATTGTCCAAGACGTGCTAAGACACCGAGATATAGGCACAACGCGAGAATACTACGCACATCTGGAAAAAAGCAAGGCAAGAGAGGCACTTGAAAAGTTGGATAATACAAAAATCTATATATTAGAGGACACTAATATACGCAAAAACGAATAA